A genomic segment from Parafrankia irregularis encodes:
- a CDS encoding MBL fold metallo-hydrolase, translating to MIATREVTRLASVQLAPNPGPMTLEGTNTWILRAPGEPGCVVVDPGPDHDEHLARVAAAGPVHAILLTHGHDDHSAGAAALHALTGAWVRALDPAHRLGSEGLGAGDVVAAAGVELRVLATPGHTADSLSFVLTGDDQHPAVLTGDTILGRGSTVVAHPDGRLGDYLESLRSLRELGDMTVLPGHGPELPAAGRAAQAYLDHRAARLDQVSAALSELGRPAGEVTPSDVVRLVYADVDRALWPAAELSVRAQLEYLRSR from the coding sequence ATGATCGCTACCCGCGAGGTCACCCGGCTGGCATCCGTCCAGCTCGCGCCGAACCCGGGGCCGATGACACTGGAGGGCACGAACACCTGGATCCTGCGTGCTCCCGGCGAGCCGGGCTGCGTTGTGGTCGACCCGGGCCCCGACCACGACGAGCACCTCGCGCGGGTCGCCGCCGCCGGCCCGGTGCACGCCATCCTGCTGACGCATGGCCACGACGACCACAGTGCGGGAGCGGCGGCGCTGCACGCCCTGACCGGCGCGTGGGTCCGGGCCCTCGACCCGGCGCACCGCCTCGGCTCGGAAGGTCTGGGTGCCGGGGACGTCGTCGCCGCCGCCGGGGTGGAGCTGCGGGTGCTGGCAACACCCGGGCACACGGCCGACTCCCTGTCGTTCGTCCTCACCGGGGACGACCAGCACCCGGCGGTGCTCACCGGGGACACCATCCTCGGGCGTGGCAGCACGGTGGTCGCGCATCCCGACGGCCGCCTCGGCGACTACCTCGAAAGCCTGCGGTCGCTGCGCGAGCTCGGTGACATGACGGTGCTGCCTGGCCATGGTCCGGAGCTGCCGGCCGCCGGCCGGGCCGCGCAGGCCTACCTCGATCATCGGGCCGCCCGCCTCGACCAGGTCAGCGCGGCGCTGTCCGAGCTGGGCCGGCCGGCCGGCGAGGTCACGCCGTCGGACGTCGTGCGTCTCGTCTACGCCGACGTCGACCGGGCGCTCTGGCCCGCGGCCGAGCTGTCCGTCCGGGCGCAGCTCGAGTACCTGCGCTCGCGGTAG
- a CDS encoding NUDIX hydrolase yields MVDHRSALIARFGAPRRVSSEEAASLARLAAAPTVPRDAATVILLRDAPAGGGVEAYMIRRTVAMSFAGGMYAFPGGRVDPADSDEMLAWTGPPVDVVMPGLDRDPARARAVVCAAVRETFEECGVLLAAPPQAASDGPAPASPAGVGTEIETGTTFASDRQAMEDRRLTLADLLTRRSLALRADLLGAWTRWVAPELEPRRYDTRFFVAALPPGQEPGIASSEADGALWIRPAQALDQFYEGALAMLPPTVFTLAELAEFDDVAGVLAAAAARDLAPVMPRISVADGLWRLLFPHLDRETVER; encoded by the coding sequence ATGGTTGATCATCGGTCGGCCCTGATCGCCCGGTTCGGCGCCCCTCGCCGGGTGAGCTCCGAGGAGGCCGCCTCGTTGGCGCGGCTCGCCGCCGCACCCACGGTCCCGCGGGACGCCGCGACGGTCATCCTGCTGCGTGACGCGCCGGCCGGCGGCGGAGTCGAGGCCTACATGATCCGCCGTACCGTCGCGATGTCGTTCGCCGGCGGGATGTACGCGTTCCCCGGCGGTCGCGTCGACCCCGCCGACAGCGACGAGATGCTCGCCTGGACCGGGCCACCGGTCGATGTGGTCATGCCGGGCCTCGACCGGGATCCCGCCCGTGCCCGGGCGGTGGTGTGCGCCGCGGTCCGGGAGACCTTCGAGGAGTGCGGGGTGCTGCTCGCCGCCCCACCGCAGGCGGCCTCCGACGGGCCGGCCCCCGCCTCACCGGCCGGGGTCGGGACCGAGATCGAGACCGGGACGACGTTCGCCAGCGATCGGCAGGCGATGGAGGACCGCCGGCTCACCCTCGCCGACCTGCTCACCCGCCGATCGCTGGCACTGCGCGCGGATCTGCTGGGCGCCTGGACCCGCTGGGTCGCCCCGGAACTCGAGCCGCGCCGCTACGACACCCGGTTCTTCGTCGCGGCGCTGCCGCCCGGGCAGGAGCCCGGCATCGCCTCCTCCGAGGCGGACGGAGCGCTCTGGATCCGCCCCGCGCAGGCACTCGACCAGTTCTACGAAGGTGCCCTGGCGATGCTGCCGCCGACCGTCTTCACCCTGGCCGAGCTCGCCGAGTTCGACGACGTCGCGGGCGTTCTCGCGGCCGCGGCGGCCCGGGACCTCGCCCCGGTCATGCCACGGATCTCCGTCGCCGACGGGCTCTGGCGCCTGCTGTTCCCTCACCTCGACCGCGAAACCGTCGAGCGATGA
- a CDS encoding RidA family protein — MSSSALPPDAADTAKPSERLAELGLLLPAVPSPAGAYVPAVRDGDLVWTAGQLPLVGGKLAATGLVGDEISTERAAELARVCALNALAAAAAVAGGLDSLVRIVKVVGFVASAPGFADQPTVVNGASELLGAVFGDAGRHARSAVGVAALPLWAPVEIELVARVRG; from the coding sequence GTGAGTTCTTCGGCCCTCCCCCCAGACGCCGCTGACACCGCGAAGCCGTCCGAGCGGCTCGCGGAGCTCGGGCTGCTCCTGCCGGCCGTGCCCAGCCCGGCCGGGGCGTACGTCCCGGCCGTCCGCGACGGTGATCTGGTCTGGACCGCCGGCCAGCTCCCCCTGGTGGGCGGCAAGCTCGCGGCGACCGGCCTGGTGGGTGACGAGATCAGCACCGAGCGGGCCGCCGAGCTGGCCCGGGTGTGCGCGCTGAACGCGCTGGCCGCCGCGGCGGCCGTGGCGGGCGGCCTGGACTCACTGGTCCGGATCGTGAAGGTGGTCGGGTTCGTGGCGAGCGCGCCGGGTTTCGCCGACCAGCCGACCGTTGTGAACGGCGCCAGCGAGCTGCTGGGGGCGGTCTTCGGCGACGCCGGGCGGCACGCCCGGTCCGCCGTCGGGGTCGCGGCACTCCCGCTGTGGGCCCCGGTCGAGATCGAGCTGGTCGCCCGCGTCAGAGGCTGA
- a CDS encoding DUF4177 domain-containing protein has translation MQTKWEYMTAPLLIHATKQILDNFGADGWELVQVVPGPNPESLVAYFKRPKAQ, from the coding sequence ATGCAGACCAAGTGGGAGTACATGACCGCGCCGCTCCTGATCCACGCCACCAAGCAGATCCTCGACAACTTCGGCGCGGACGGCTGGGAGCTCGTCCAGGTCGTGCCCGGGCCCAATCCCGAGAGCCTGGTCGCGTACTTCAAGCGGCCCAAGGCCCAGTAG
- a CDS encoding ArsA-related P-loop ATPase: MTGDDKPRETAVALWDRRLHIVTGKGGTGKTTIAGALAVALATGGRRVLLTEVEGRQQIAQLFDTPPLPYRERKVASAPGGGEVFALAIDADEALLEYLEMFYNLRRAGRALGRVGAVDFATTIAPGVRDVLLTGKVKEAVNRPDGTRPSGLAYDAVVLDAPPTGRIARFLNVSAEVVGLAKMGPIRAQAEAVMKVLAPERAAVHLVTLLEEMPVQETVDGIHELREVGLPVGAVVVNMVRTPLLAPAELELARRGQLDYEALATGVKEAGIDPTEELLANLAWEAAQHAERVALESAQRAQIAQLCRPVCEVPLVADGVDVGTVHRIAEILRAHRMSP, from the coding sequence GTGACCGGTGACGACAAGCCGCGGGAGACGGCCGTTGCTCTCTGGGACCGCCGGCTGCACATAGTCACCGGCAAGGGTGGCACCGGTAAGACCACGATCGCGGGCGCGCTCGCGGTGGCACTGGCCACCGGCGGCCGGCGGGTGCTGCTCACCGAGGTCGAAGGCCGCCAGCAGATCGCGCAGCTGTTCGATACCCCGCCGTTGCCGTACCGGGAGCGGAAGGTGGCGAGCGCGCCCGGCGGCGGCGAGGTGTTCGCCCTCGCCATCGACGCGGACGAGGCACTTCTCGAATATCTGGAGATGTTCTACAACCTGCGTCGGGCCGGCCGGGCGCTCGGCCGGGTCGGCGCGGTGGACTTCGCCACGACGATCGCCCCCGGGGTCCGCGACGTGCTGCTCACGGGCAAGGTGAAGGAGGCCGTGAACCGGCCGGACGGAACCCGCCCCAGCGGGCTCGCCTACGACGCGGTCGTGCTCGACGCACCCCCGACCGGCCGGATCGCGCGGTTCCTCAACGTGTCCGCCGAGGTCGTCGGGCTTGCCAAGATGGGTCCGATCCGGGCCCAGGCGGAGGCCGTGATGAAGGTGCTGGCACCGGAGCGGGCGGCGGTCCACCTGGTCACACTGCTGGAGGAGATGCCCGTCCAGGAGACGGTCGACGGGATCCACGAGCTGCGTGAGGTGGGTCTCCCGGTCGGGGCTGTCGTGGTGAACATGGTGCGTACCCCGCTGCTCGCGCCCGCCGAGCTCGAGCTGGCCAGGCGCGGCCAGCTCGACTACGAGGCACTCGCGACCGGGGTCAAGGAGGCCGGCATCGATCCGACTGAGGAACTGCTCGCGAACCTGGCCTGGGAGGCCGCCCAGCATGCCGAGCGGGTCGCGCTGGAGTCGGCCCAGCGGGCCCAGATCGCGCAGCTGTGCCGGCCGGTGTGCGAGGTGCCGCTGGTCGCGGACGGTGTGGATGTCGGCACGGTCCACCGCATCGCCGAGATCCTGCGGGCGCACCGGATGAGCCCGTGA
- a CDS encoding ArsA family ATPase produces the protein MGVPRLDVDAMLDSERIIVCCGSGGVGKTTTAAALALRAAERGRQVVVLTIDPARRLAQSLGLTALDNTPREVAGVDGTAGGRLDAMMLDMKRTFDEIVLAHSTPERAEALLANPFYQSLSSSFAGTQEYMAMEKLGQLDASGTWDLIVVDTPPTRSALDFLDAPGHLGDFLDGRLLRVLLAPAKAGGRAYAKVIGAGLGMFTKVITKVIGAQLLADVSQFVAALETMFGGFRARADETFRLLAAPGTSFVVVAAPEAAALREASYFVDRLDADGMPLAGCIVNRMHFCDTAGLTVERGLAGAETLTDHGEHPLAAAVLRIHADRARLSEREIRLRERFTNVHPDTALVEVEALSEDIHDLAGLREIGRALAGDGRDAAGT, from the coding sequence GTGGGTGTGCCACGCCTGGATGTCGACGCGATGCTCGACTCCGAGCGGATCATCGTGTGCTGCGGGTCCGGTGGCGTTGGCAAGACGACGACGGCCGCTGCACTCGCGCTGCGCGCCGCCGAGCGTGGCCGGCAGGTGGTGGTGCTGACCATCGATCCGGCGCGGCGCCTGGCCCAGTCGCTCGGCCTCACGGCACTGGACAACACCCCGCGCGAGGTCGCCGGAGTGGACGGTACGGCGGGCGGCCGGCTGGACGCGATGATGCTCGACATGAAGAGGACGTTCGACGAGATCGTCCTCGCCCACAGCACACCCGAGCGTGCCGAGGCGCTGTTGGCGAACCCCTTCTACCAGTCGCTGTCGTCCTCCTTCGCCGGCACCCAGGAATACATGGCGATGGAGAAGCTGGGCCAGCTCGACGCCAGCGGAACCTGGGATCTGATCGTCGTCGACACCCCGCCGACGCGTTCCGCGCTGGATTTTCTCGACGCACCGGGGCACCTGGGCGATTTCCTCGACGGCCGGCTGCTGCGGGTGCTGTTGGCGCCCGCGAAGGCGGGTGGCCGGGCGTACGCGAAGGTCATCGGTGCTGGCCTGGGCATGTTCACCAAGGTCATCACCAAAGTGATCGGTGCCCAGCTCCTCGCGGACGTGAGCCAGTTCGTGGCCGCGCTGGAAACGATGTTCGGGGGCTTCCGCGCCCGTGCGGACGAGACGTTCCGCCTGCTGGCCGCGCCCGGGACCTCGTTCGTGGTGGTGGCCGCACCGGAGGCGGCGGCGCTGCGGGAGGCGTCCTACTTCGTGGATCGGCTCGACGCGGACGGGATGCCGCTCGCCGGCTGCATCGTCAACCGGATGCACTTCTGTGACACGGCCGGTCTGACGGTGGAACGGGGGCTGGCCGGCGCCGAGACGTTGACGGACCACGGCGAGCATCCGTTGGCGGCGGCGGTGCTGCGCATCCATGCCGATCGGGCCCGGCTCTCGGAGCGGGAGATCCGGTTGCGTGAACGCTTCACCAACGTGCATCCCGACACCGCGCTCGTCGAGGTCGAGGCACTCTCCGAGGACATCCACGATCTTGCCGGGCTGCGGGAGATAGGTCGTGCGCTGGCAGGTGACGGTCGCGACGCCGCGGGCACCTGA
- a CDS encoding WhiB family transcriptional regulator has protein sequence MTRSLTPTVSLSRLTSTTRLVGSTADGDWTAHAACRDLDPDELFVQGAAQNRVKTRCFGCVVRTECLADALDNQVEFGVWGGMTERERRALLRRRPDVTSWRKLLADAQADHRSASAG, from the coding sequence ATGACCAGAAGCCTGACCCCGACCGTCAGCCTGTCACGCCTTACCAGTACGACCCGGCTCGTCGGCTCCACCGCCGACGGCGACTGGACGGCTCACGCCGCCTGTCGTGACCTCGATCCGGACGAGCTGTTCGTCCAGGGGGCAGCCCAGAACCGGGTGAAGACCAGGTGCTTCGGGTGCGTGGTTCGCACCGAGTGCCTCGCGGACGCCCTCGACAACCAGGTCGAGTTCGGCGTCTGGGGCGGGATGACCGAACGGGAGCGCCGCGCTCTGCTGCGCCGCCGGCCGGACGTCACCTCCTGGCGGAAGCTCCTCGCGGATGCCCAGGCGGACCACCGGTCCGCGTCCGCAGGCTAG
- a CDS encoding penicillin-binding protein, whose amino-acid sequence MLALPVVGLAGVTAKSGADHFLSLPANLTVPPLAQPSRILDAAGNEIAVLRGEQDRELVNLDQVPQFMRQSIIDIEDARFYEHSGVDYRGMIRAYLKNQESGEVTQGGSTLTQQYVKNVLLASATTAEEKAQATEQTVDRKLREARYALYLEDHLTKDEILERYLNIAYFGDGAYGVQAAAHHYFNVDVSKLTLTQSAMLAGLVKNPTAYNPVLHPQAAKERRNTVLARMHELGHIDTAVWQSARGEDVVLNRPARSVDACQDSSAPFFCAYVREVLLADRKFAATPEDARRLLFEGGLTIRTTLDPVAQGAAQTSAAEVIPAGNRVAASVVMMQPGTGNVLAFAVNREYGEPSDNLPPERTSDFVHTKEIYPVDEDLFSPGSTFKVFTLAAALENHFPLSTTFHSPVCYPSQKLHNPDSGCYGNADPSEDGFYSLSTATWNSVNTYYIQLAEQLGVLKTTEMARRLGVSSCRIRPVGENDPECKNVNGVSTVDGSVILGSNEISTLDLATAYATLAARGNRCDPHVVLSVSQRVGGADRPLAFDTGKACEQVLDPGIADTVASVLQGVINHGTASGNAKLGRPAAGKTGTAEGFSTASFAGFIPQLATAVNLADPRSPTNHPLVDVLGSRHVFGGGFPAQIWARTMTRTIDGLGLPVVALPPPDNTQPAVPKKPLPDVRGQAQQVAEAALRAQGFRVRSQTVPNLAAPGIVVGMSPAPGGEVSIDTEIVLQVSGGLTGAMQLPNGINPRPGEVRPPTVTLPDMRDRLTG is encoded by the coding sequence ATGTTGGCATTGCCTGTCGTTGGCCTGGCCGGGGTGACCGCCAAGAGCGGAGCCGACCATTTCCTCTCGCTGCCGGCGAATCTCACGGTGCCCCCGCTGGCGCAGCCGTCGCGGATCCTGGACGCCGCCGGAAACGAGATCGCGGTGCTCCGGGGAGAACAGGACCGTGAGCTGGTCAATCTCGACCAGGTGCCGCAGTTCATGCGCCAGTCGATCATCGACATCGAGGACGCGCGCTTCTACGAGCACTCGGGTGTCGACTACCGGGGAATGATCCGCGCCTATCTGAAGAACCAGGAGTCGGGTGAGGTCACCCAGGGCGGCTCGACCTTGACCCAGCAGTACGTCAAGAACGTCCTGCTGGCGTCCGCCACCACTGCGGAGGAAAAGGCGCAGGCCACCGAGCAGACGGTGGACCGCAAGCTCCGCGAGGCCCGCTACGCGCTCTACCTGGAAGACCACCTGACCAAGGACGAGATCCTCGAGCGGTATCTCAACATCGCCTACTTCGGTGATGGCGCCTACGGAGTCCAGGCGGCCGCGCACCATTACTTCAACGTCGACGTCAGCAAGCTCACGCTCACCCAGTCGGCGATGCTCGCGGGGCTGGTCAAGAACCCCACGGCCTACAATCCGGTGCTGCATCCGCAGGCGGCGAAGGAGCGCCGGAACACCGTCCTCGCCCGAATGCACGAGCTCGGCCATATCGACACCGCGGTCTGGCAGTCGGCCCGTGGGGAGGATGTCGTGCTGAACCGGCCCGCCCGGTCGGTCGACGCCTGCCAGGACTCGTCCGCGCCGTTCTTCTGCGCCTACGTGCGCGAGGTACTGCTTGCCGACCGGAAGTTCGCCGCGACCCCCGAGGACGCCAGGCGCCTGCTGTTCGAGGGTGGCCTCACGATCCGGACCACCCTCGACCCGGTCGCGCAGGGCGCCGCGCAGACGTCTGCGGCAGAGGTGATCCCGGCTGGGAACAGGGTGGCCGCCAGCGTCGTCATGATGCAGCCCGGCACCGGGAACGTGCTCGCGTTCGCCGTGAACCGGGAGTACGGGGAGCCGAGCGACAACCTCCCACCGGAGCGCACCAGCGACTTCGTGCACACCAAGGAGATCTATCCGGTCGACGAGGACCTCTTCTCGCCCGGTTCGACCTTCAAGGTGTTCACCCTGGCGGCGGCGCTGGAGAACCACTTCCCGCTGTCGACGACCTTCCACTCGCCGGTGTGCTACCCGTCGCAGAAGCTGCATAACCCGGACTCCGGCTGCTATGGCAACGCCGACCCGAGCGAGGACGGCTTCTACTCGCTCAGCACGGCGACCTGGAACTCGGTCAACACCTACTACATCCAGCTGGCGGAGCAGCTCGGCGTGCTGAAAACCACCGAGATGGCCCGCCGGCTGGGGGTCTCCTCCTGCCGCATCCGGCCGGTGGGGGAGAACGACCCCGAATGCAAGAACGTGAACGGCGTCAGCACCGTGGACGGGTCGGTGATTCTCGGTTCCAACGAGATCAGCACGCTTGACCTGGCCACCGCCTACGCGACGCTGGCCGCCCGCGGAAACCGGTGCGATCCCCATGTGGTGCTGTCGGTCTCGCAGCGGGTCGGTGGCGCGGACCGGCCGTTGGCATTCGACACCGGAAAGGCGTGCGAGCAGGTGCTCGACCCCGGTATCGCGGACACCGTGGCCTCGGTTCTGCAGGGCGTCATCAATCATGGAACGGCCTCGGGCAATGCGAAGCTCGGTCGCCCGGCTGCCGGCAAGACCGGTACCGCGGAAGGCTTCAGCACCGCGTCGTTCGCGGGCTTCATCCCGCAGCTCGCCACCGCTGTCAACCTGGCCGACCCGCGCAGCCCCACAAACCATCCGCTGGTCGACGTGCTGGGCAGTCGACACGTTTTCGGCGGTGGCTTTCCGGCCCAGATCTGGGCACGCACGATGACCCGGACGATCGACGGCCTGGGCCTGCCCGTCGTCGCGCTTCCGCCGCCGGACAACACCCAGCCGGCGGTACCGAAGAAGCCTCTGCCGGACGTACGCGGGCAGGCCCAGCAGGTCGCCGAGGCCGCGTTGCGCGCGCAGGGATTCCGGGTCCGGTCCCAGACCGTGCCGAACCTGGCCGCTCCTGGAATCGTCGTCGGTATGTCGCCGGCACCCGGCGGAGAGGTCTCGATTGACACCGAGATCGTGCTTCAGGTGTCAGGCGGTCTCACCGGGGCGATGCAGCTGCCGAACGGGATAAACCCACGCCCCGGCGAGGTCAGGCCGCCGACGGTGACCCTTCCGGACATGCGCGACCGGCTGACCGGCTGA
- a CDS encoding GatB/YqeY domain-containing protein gives MSTLKERLRDDLTGAMRARDELRLSTLRLALAAVKDAEVAGDAARELGDAEVEKILAREVRKRREAAEAFAAAGRAEQSSREQAEGEVLAAYLPSQLGDEELRDIVDSVLAELGVTDLKAMGQVMKATQARVAGRADGKRVSELVRARLSAS, from the coding sequence ATGAGCACACTCAAGGAGCGGCTGCGCGACGATCTCACCGGCGCGATGCGCGCTCGGGATGAGCTGCGGCTTTCGACGCTGCGCCTTGCCCTTGCCGCGGTGAAGGACGCGGAGGTGGCCGGGGACGCCGCCCGCGAGCTCGGGGACGCCGAGGTCGAGAAGATCCTCGCCCGGGAGGTTCGCAAGCGCCGGGAGGCCGCCGAGGCGTTCGCCGCGGCGGGGCGGGCCGAGCAGTCCAGCCGGGAGCAGGCCGAGGGCGAGGTGCTCGCCGCCTACCTGCCAAGCCAGCTGGGTGACGAGGAGCTGCGCGACATCGTCGACAGTGTGCTGGCGGAACTCGGGGTCACCGACCTGAAGGCCATGGGCCAGGTGATGAAGGCCACACAGGCCCGAGTAGCTGGTCGAGCCGACGGAAAGCGGGTTTCCGAGCTCGTCCGAGCCCGGCTGAGCGCTTCGTGA
- a CDS encoding metallophosphoesterase — protein sequence MPGQARAARGPGRAVRGLVAVGAGTALYAGVYERTAYTLRRREVPVLAPGRPDLCVLHLSDLHVTPNQRGKFAWLSDLARLVPDLVVLTGDVLSYPQAQAPLIAALEPLFAFPGLFVPGNNDYYTPTLRSPHHYLKRDSAPTRRGVSLDWDAFALALTTASGWRELTNRRASMKIAGRVLDLRGVDDARLRRDRTALVAGPPEPGAEVALGLTHTPEPHVLDAFTADGVDLILSGHTHGGQIRLPTYGALVTNCGIDRARAWGLSRHEAGGRSSWLHVSAGLGTSPFAPLRFNCRPEATLLTLTGRR from the coding sequence GTGCCGGGGCAAGCCCGCGCGGCACGTGGGCCGGGCCGGGCAGTGCGGGGGCTCGTGGCCGTCGGCGCGGGAACCGCGCTGTATGCGGGGGTCTACGAGCGCACCGCCTACACGCTGCGCCGACGGGAGGTGCCCGTGCTGGCACCGGGGCGGCCGGACCTGTGTGTGCTGCACCTGTCGGATCTGCATGTGACCCCGAACCAGCGGGGCAAGTTCGCCTGGTTGTCGGATCTGGCCCGGCTGGTACCGGATCTGGTGGTGCTGACCGGTGACGTGCTCTCGTACCCGCAGGCGCAGGCGCCGCTGATCGCCGCGCTCGAACCGCTGTTCGCCTTCCCCGGGCTGTTCGTCCCGGGGAACAACGACTACTACACGCCGACGCTCAGGAGCCCGCACCACTACCTCAAGCGCGACAGCGCGCCCACACGGCGGGGTGTGTCGCTCGACTGGGACGCGTTCGCGCTGGCCCTCACCACGGCCAGCGGCTGGCGGGAGCTGACGAACCGCCGGGCCTCGATGAAGATCGCGGGCCGGGTGCTGGACCTGCGCGGCGTCGACGACGCCAGGCTGCGCCGCGACCGGACCGCCCTGGTCGCGGGCCCGCCGGAACCCGGCGCCGAGGTGGCCCTCGGGCTCACCCACACCCCGGAGCCACATGTGCTGGATGCCTTCACCGCCGACGGGGTGGACCTGATCCTCTCCGGGCACACGCACGGCGGGCAGATCCGGCTGCCGACCTACGGCGCGCTCGTCACGAACTGCGGCATCGACCGGGCCCGCGCCTGGGGCCTGTCCCGGCACGAGGCGGGCGGACGGAGCTCCTGGCTGCACGTCTCCGCCGGGCTCGGGACGTCCCCGTTCGCCCCGTTGCGGTTCAACTGCCGGCCGGAGGCGACGCTGCTGACCCTCACCGGCCGGCGCTGA
- a CDS encoding class IV adenylate cyclase produces MKHEYEAKFLDVDVADLQAKLAGLGAVQAYGRTLLTRKIFEGGALDDSAWIRLRNEGSRITLTLKQVTDATKIDGTTEIETEVTDMPATAEILRRLGVQEVGYQENYREEWRLGEVVFDFDTWPGLPTFLEIEGPDEASVRQATALLALDYAEARFGSVNGIYQSETGRDIRTEPTLLFSDTEKQG; encoded by the coding sequence ATGAAGCACGAGTACGAAGCCAAGTTCCTGGACGTCGACGTCGCGGACCTCCAGGCGAAGCTGGCAGGCCTGGGCGCCGTCCAGGCGTACGGGCGCACCCTCCTGACCCGGAAGATCTTCGAAGGCGGCGCCCTCGACGACAGCGCGTGGATCCGCCTGCGCAACGAGGGCAGCCGCATCACCCTGACCCTCAAGCAGGTCACCGACGCCACGAAGATCGACGGCACCACCGAGATCGAGACCGAGGTGACCGACATGCCCGCCACCGCCGAGATCCTCCGCCGCCTGGGCGTGCAGGAGGTCGGCTACCAGGAGAACTACCGCGAGGAGTGGCGCCTCGGCGAAGTCGTCTTCGACTTCGACACCTGGCCGGGCCTACCCACCTTCCTCGAGATCGAGGGACCCGACGAGGCGTCGGTCCGCCAGGCCACCGCGCTCCTCGCCCTCGACTACGCCGAAGCCCGGTTCGGCAGCGTCAACGGGATCTACCAGAGCGAGACCGGCCGCGACATCCGCACCGAGCCGACGCTCCTCTTCTCAGACACCGAGAAGCAGGGCTGA
- a CDS encoding zinc-dependent alcohol dehydrogenase, with product MKAVRALDGAVAVVDLDEPPGSGELLTIASASICSSDLMYIRFGLQRVIGHELSGVREDGSGVIVEAIMSCMECELCRTGRYNLCDTHRQRALGATADGGMAEQFRAPAERLVPIPAGLDLHDASLVEPASVAWHAVRLAGTGPATRVAVVGAGALGLMAVAGARAQGAPEVAVDARHPHQAEAAERLGATLGPVGLYEVVVEAAGTPSGLARAVELVAPGGIVVCIGVQLGKVEVDWGTLFHREARLLPSMGYCAHETGREMADAAAMLAADPEIARTLITHRFPLEDAAEAFRVAADREAGALRVVVQP from the coding sequence ATGAAAGCTGTCCGGGCCCTGGACGGTGCCGTGGCGGTCGTCGACCTGGATGAGCCGCCGGGATCAGGTGAGTTGTTGACCATCGCGTCCGCGAGCATCTGTAGTTCGGACCTCATGTATATCCGCTTTGGATTACAGCGAGTGATCGGCCACGAGCTATCTGGTGTTCGCGAGGATGGGTCCGGTGTGATCGTCGAGGCGATCATGAGCTGCATGGAGTGCGAGCTGTGCCGGACCGGGCGGTACAACCTCTGTGACACGCACCGCCAGCGGGCACTCGGAGCCACCGCCGACGGCGGGATGGCCGAGCAGTTCCGGGCACCGGCCGAGCGGCTCGTCCCGATCCCGGCCGGGCTCGACCTCCACGACGCCTCCCTGGTCGAGCCGGCCTCGGTCGCCTGGCACGCGGTGCGGCTCGCCGGAACCGGGCCGGCCACCAGGGTCGCCGTCGTCGGCGCGGGCGCGCTGGGCCTGATGGCTGTCGCGGGAGCACGAGCCCAGGGCGCGCCGGAGGTGGCCGTGGACGCCCGGCACCCGCACCAGGCGGAGGCCGCCGAGCGCCTCGGCGCGACTCTCGGCCCCGTCGGGCTGTACGAGGTGGTCGTGGAGGCGGCCGGGACGCCGAGCGGCCTGGCACGCGCGGTCGAGCTGGTGGCGCCGGGTGGCATCGTGGTGTGCATCGGCGTCCAGCTGGGCAAGGTCGAGGTCGACTGGGGAACTCTGTTCCACCGGGAGGCGAGGCTCCTGCCCTCGATGGGCTACTGCGCGCATGAGACCGGCCGGGAGATGGCCGACGCCGCCGCGATGCTCGCCGCCGACCCCGAGATCGCTCGGACCCTCATCACCCATCGCTTCCCGCTCGAAGACGCCGCGGAGGCTTTCCGCGTCGCGGCCGACCGCGAGGCCGGGGCACTGCGGGTGGTGGTGCAGCCGTGA